Proteins from a genomic interval of Stenotrophomonas maltophilia:
- a CDS encoding ATP-binding protein: MNPKGKSIGRQITLSITVASLCSTVLSISGFYLFYYLMEVFYPRWYDEPETIMPSGLEWLWIGLTATVVVIFATLVASRLTRRIITPLNSVAESLRRVASGDLDARARGGDASMAEAAALVSDFNSMAERLSRMSENRVFWNAAIAHELRTPMTILRGRLQGIAEGVFEPGPEQFNSMLTQLEGLTRIIEDLRVVSLAESGHLDLRLQRSDVSVQVAAVVEAMSEALTESGFSVSLDARPSLADCDPARVRQAVLALLENARRHAIPCPLRVRVTLAEGHCTVAVEDGGPGVPDELRDSIFEAFQRTDVSRSRQSGGSGLGLAVVRAIAVAHHGTARCRATERGGSAFEIRWPVHARR, translated from the coding sequence ATGAACCCCAAAGGCAAGAGCATCGGCCGCCAGATCACGCTGTCCATCACGGTCGCATCGTTGTGTTCGACGGTGCTGTCGATCAGCGGCTTCTACCTGTTCTACTACCTGATGGAGGTGTTCTATCCGCGCTGGTATGACGAGCCGGAAACGATCATGCCGTCCGGGCTGGAATGGCTGTGGATCGGCCTGACCGCCACCGTCGTCGTCATCTTCGCCACGCTGGTCGCCTCGCGCCTGACCCGTCGCATCATCACCCCGTTGAACTCCGTGGCCGAGAGCCTGCGCCGGGTGGCCAGCGGCGATCTGGATGCCCGTGCACGCGGTGGTGATGCATCGATGGCCGAGGCGGCCGCGCTGGTCAGCGATTTCAACTCCATGGCGGAGCGCCTGAGCCGCATGTCGGAGAACAGGGTGTTCTGGAATGCCGCCATCGCGCATGAACTGCGTACGCCGATGACCATTCTGCGCGGGCGTCTTCAAGGCATCGCCGAAGGTGTGTTCGAGCCCGGCCCCGAACAGTTCAACAGCATGCTGACCCAGCTGGAGGGCCTGACCCGCATCATCGAGGACCTGCGCGTGGTGAGCCTGGCCGAGAGCGGCCATCTCGACCTGCGCCTGCAGCGCAGCGATGTCAGCGTGCAGGTGGCGGCAGTGGTGGAGGCGATGTCCGAGGCGCTGACCGAAAGTGGCTTCTCGGTGAGCCTGGACGCGCGGCCGTCGCTGGCGGACTGCGACCCGGCCCGCGTCCGCCAGGCGGTGCTGGCATTGCTGGAAAACGCCCGTCGCCATGCCATCCCCTGCCCGCTGCGGGTACGCGTCACGCTGGCGGAGGGGCACTGCACGGTGGCCGTGGAAGATGGTGGCCCCGGCGTGCCGGACGAACTGCGTGACAGCATCTTCGAGGCGTTCCAGCGCACCGATGTCTCACGTTCGCGGCAGAGCGGTGGCTCTGGGCTGGGGCTGGCGGTGGTGCGCGCGATTGCCGTGGCACATCACGGAACCGCGCGATGCCGTGCTACCGAACGTGGCGGCAGTGCCTTCGAAATCCGCTGGCCGGTGCACGCGCGCCGTTGA
- a CDS encoding response regulator, with amino-acid sequence MKSDARTRQTPLVLIAEDEGEIADILGAYLARSGLRSARAADGEAALASHRQLRPDLVLLDVQMPKLDGWQVLSELRRRGNTPVIMLTALDQDVDKLTGLRVGADDYVAKPFNPAEIVARIQAVLRRSARTVVEEPNGLIRQGPFEIDLRSHEVTVRTHDHVHALSFTLTEFRLLVHMARAPRQVHARVDLLHACLPEGDAQERTVDSHVSKLRRKLEEVGVIGIPATIRGVGYRFLD; translated from the coding sequence ATGAAATCCGATGCCCGCACGCGCCAGACGCCCCTGGTGCTGATTGCCGAAGATGAAGGTGAAATCGCCGACATCCTCGGCGCCTACCTGGCTCGTTCAGGCCTGCGCAGCGCCCGCGCTGCCGACGGCGAAGCCGCCCTCGCCAGCCACCGCCAGCTGCGCCCCGACCTGGTGCTGCTGGATGTACAGATGCCCAAGCTGGACGGCTGGCAGGTGCTGAGCGAACTGCGCCGGCGCGGCAACACGCCGGTGATCATGCTCACCGCGCTCGACCAGGACGTGGACAAGCTGACCGGCCTGCGCGTGGGTGCCGACGACTACGTGGCCAAGCCATTCAACCCGGCCGAGATCGTGGCGCGCATCCAGGCTGTCCTGCGCCGCAGCGCTCGTACCGTGGTCGAAGAACCCAACGGGCTGATCCGCCAGGGGCCGTTCGAGATCGACCTGCGCAGCCATGAGGTCACCGTGCGCACCCATGACCACGTGCATGCTTTGAGTTTCACGCTCACCGAGTTCCGCCTGCTGGTGCACATGGCCCGCGCTCCCCGCCAGGTGCATGCACGCGTTGACCTGCTGCATGCCTGCCTGCCCGAAGGCGATGCGCAGGAACGCACCGTCGACAGCCACGTCAGCAAGCTGCGCCGCAAGCTGGAAGAGGTGGGCGTGATCGGCATCCCCGCCACCATCCGCGGTGTCGGCTATCGTTTCCTGGACTGA